A window of Kineococcus sp. NBC_00420 genomic DNA:
TCATGACGATGGGCGCGCTGCACGCCGGGCACGCGGAGCTCATCGCCGAAGCTCGCCGCCGCGCCCCGTCCGTCCTCGTCACGATCTTCCTCAACCCCCTGCAGTTCGGGGCGGGGGAGGACCTGGCCCGCTACCCGCGCACCCTCGACGACGACCTGCGCCTGGCCGAGGCGGCCGGTGCGGACGTCGTGTTCGCTCCCGGCCCCGACGTCGTCTACCCCGACGGTGATCCCGGCGTCCGGGTCGCCGCCGGACCGCTCGGCACGGTCCTCGAGGGAGCGAGTCGTCCCGGCCACTTCGACGGGGTCCTGACCGTCGTCGCGAAGATGTTCCACCTCACCCGCGCCGACCTCGCGTTCTTCGGTCAGAAGGACGCCCAGCAGTTGCTGCTGGTGCGCCGGATGGTGCGTGACCTCGACCTCGGGGTGGACGTCGTCGCCGTCCCCACCGTGCGCGAGGGCGACGGTCTGGCCATGTCGAGTCGCAACCGCTACCTGACCCCCTTCGACCGCGAGGTCGCGCTGGTGCTGCAGAAGGCGCTCACGGCCGGGGCGGCCGCCGCGAGCGAGGGGCCCAGCGCCGTCCGCCGGGCCGCGCGCGACGTCCTCGTCGCCGAACCCGCTGCCCGCGTCGACTACCTCGCCCTCGTCGACCCGCTCGACCTCGCCGACGTGCGCGAGCACTACCGCGGGGACGCGCTGCTCGCCGTGGCGGCCCGGGTGGGTTCGACGCGCCTGATCGACAACGTCCCCCTCGTCGTGGGCCGACCCGACAACTGATCCCGACTAACCTGGAGGCGTGAGCGACACGCAGGCCCCGGACCAGACCGACGCGGCGCAGGGTCCCGACGAGGACTTCGACGACGCCCCCGAACAGGTGCGGGTCCGGCGGGAGAAGCGCGACCGCATCCTCGCCGCGGGAGGTGAGGCGTACCCCGTCTCGGTGCCCCGCACCGGCTCCCTCGCCCAGCTGCGCGAGCAGTACGCCCACCTCGAGGCGGGCGAGGAGACGACCGACCAGGTCGGGATCACCGGGCGCGTGGTGTTCCTGCGCGGCACCGGGAAACTGGTGTTCGCGACCCTGCAGGAGGGGGACGGCACCCGGCTGCAGGCCATGGTCTCGCGCGACGGCGTCGGCGAGGACGCCCTCGCGACGTGGAAGTCCGACGTCGACCTCGGCGACATCGTCTTCGTGCGCGGCAACGTCATCTCCTCCAAGCGGGGGGAACTCTCGGTGCTCGCCGATTCCTGGCTGATGGCCTCGAAGTCGTTGCGTCCCTTGCCCGTCCTGCACAAGGAACTGTCCGAGGAGACCCGCGTCCGGCAGCGCTACGTCGACCTCATCGTCCGCGAGGCGGCCCGCACGAACGTCCGGGCGCGCTCGAACGTCGTCCGTGCGGTGCGCCGTACGCTGGAGGACCGCGGGTTCCTCGAGGTCGAGACGCCGATGCTGCAGACCCTGCACGGCGGGGCCAGCGCGCGTCCGTTCGTGACGCACTCGAACGCGTTCGACACCGACCTCTACCTGCGCATCGCGCCGGAGCTGTTCCTCAAGCGCTGCGTCGTCGGCGGCATCGAACGCGTCTTCGAGATCAACCGGAACTTCCGCAACGAGGGCGCCGACTCCACCCACTCGCCCGAGTTCGCGATGCTCGAGACCTACCAGGCCTGGGGCGACTACGACTCGATCGGCCGGCTCACGCAGGACCTGATCCAGAACGCCGCCACCGAGGCGTTCGGGACCCAGCAGGTCACCCTCGCCGACGGTTCGGCCTACGACCTCGGCGGGGAATGGGCCGCCATCTCCATGTACCCCTCGCTCTCGGAGTCCCTGGGGGAGGAGATCACCCCGGAAACCTCCCGGGAACACCTCCTCGCCGTGGCGGAACGCCTGGGAATCAGTGTCGACGCGTTGCGCTGGACCCACGGAAAGCTCGTCGAGGAACTCTGGGAACACCGGATCGCTGATTCCCTGCATTCCCCGACGTTCGTCCGCGACTTCCCCGTCGAAACGTCGCCGCTGGTGCGTGCGCACCGGGAACTCCCAGGTGTCGTGGAGAAGTGGGACCTCTACGTCCGCGGATTCGAGCTCGCCACCGGGTATTCCGAGCTCGTCGACCCCGTCGTGCAGCGGGAACGGTTCGTGGAACAGGCCCGCCTCGCCGACCTCGGCGACGACGAGGCCATGCGCATCGACGAGGACTTCCTGCAGGCCCAGGAGCACGGGATGCCGCCGACGGGCGGCATGGGCATGGGCATCGACCGCCTCCTGATGGCCTTCACCGGCCTCGGGATCCGCGAAACCATCACGTTCCCGCTGGTCAAGCCCCGCTGAGCGCAGGACGCCGGAGTGGCCCGGCGGACGTAAGCTTGCGGTCGTGGACTACCTCGCCGCCCTGCTGCCGTCCGTCGGGCTCTGCGCCCTGTTCGCGCTGCTGATGCGGTCGATCCTGCACGCCGACCGGCGTGAACGGGCGGCCGAGGCGAAGGTCCGGGCCGAGGGCCGCGCGAAGGCGGAAAGCGCGAACGGCACCGACCGGCCTTCCTGAACGTCTTTTCCCTTTCTCGCGAGTTGATTTGACCCGGTGCGTCGGAATGCGTCAGAGTGATGCAGGTCCGGCGCACTTTCGCGTTCGGGCACTGATTCTTCGTGAAAGGTTGCCCACTCATGGCGCAGAAGGTGCAGGTCCTCCTCGTCGACGACATCGACGACGGTGACGCCTCGGAGACGTTGACCTTCTCCCTCGACGGGGTCAACTACGAGATCGACCTCTCCGACGAGCACGCCTCCGCACTGCGCGAGGCCTTCGCCCCCTGGGTCGGGCACGCCCGCCGCGTCAGCGGTCGCGCCGCCGGCGGTCGCCGTTCGAGCACGCCGCGTCCCGCCGCCGCGAAGCCCGCCGGCAGCGGTCCCGACCGCGACACCGGCGAGGTCCGCACCTGGGCCCGCGAGAACGGCTACACGGTCTCCGACCGCGGCCGCATCTCCGCCGAGATCCTCCAGGCCTACGACGACGCCCACTAGGAGGGAGCGCCGCTGACGCGCGGCGCTCCACCCGTTCGAACAGAAGGCCCCCGCCCTCGTGCCGCGCACGGGATCGGGGGCCTCCCGTCGTCCGGCGCACCGCCGGGCCACCCTGCGGTCGGGGCCGGGGTCCGTGCTCGCACCTTCGGCAGGACGGGTCCCGCACCCATCGGTGGATGCCGGGGCCGGTCACGGCCCGTGAGGATGAGGGACGTCAGCACGTCCACCCCCAGAAGGGTCATCCCATGATCGAGGCGGTCGGCCTGCGCAAGGTCTACGGCAAGAAGGTCGCGGTGCACGACCTCAGCTTCACCGTGCGCCCAGGCATCGTCACCGGGTTCCTCGGGCCGAACGGCTCCGGCAAGTCCACGACGATGCGCATGATCGTCGGCCTGGACCGCCCGACCGCCGGTCAGGTGCTCGTCGACGGCAAGCCCTTCAGCGCGCACAGCGCGCCGCTGTCCTCGGTCGGGGCCCTGCTGGACGCCAAGGCCGTGCACACCGGCCGCTCCGCGTACCGGCACCTGCAGGCCATGGCCGCGACCGCGGGCATCGGTACCTCCCGCGTCGACGAGGTCATCGACCTCGTCGGCCTGCGCGAGGTCGCCCGCAAGCGCGCCGGTGGGTTCTCCCTCGGGATGGGGCAGCGCCTCGGGATCGCCTCCGCGCTGCTGGGTGACCCGAGCACCGTCATGTTCGACGAGCCGGTCAACGGCCTCGACCCCGACGGCATCCTCTGGATCCGCAACCTCATGAAGGAGCTCGCCCGTCAGGGCCGGGCCGTCTTCGTGTCCTCGCACCTCATGAGCGAGATGGCGCTGACCGCCGAGCACCTGGTCGTCATCGGCAAGGGCCGGCTCATCGCCAACGAGACGGTGCGCGACTTCATCGCCCGGGTCCAGCCGCGCGGTGTGACCGTCCGGTCCCCGCAGGCCGAGCAGCTGCGCGACCTCGTCACCTCCGGCGGCGGGACGCTCACGGCCCTGGAGGACGGCAGCTGGGACGTGCGGGGGATGTCCGCGCAGGCCGTCGGCGACGCCGCGGCCGCCCGCGGGGTCGCCCTGCACGAACTCACCACCGTCAAGGCCTCCCTCGAGGAGGCGTTCATGGAACTCACCGCGGGCGCTCTCGAGTACCAGGCGCACGGACCCGCCGGTCCCGGGGACACCACCCCCGTTCCCGAACCCGCCCAGAGCCGACAGGAGGTGTCGCGGTGAGCGCGACCGTCGAGGTCCAGCAGTTCCGCCCCGTCGAGCACCGGGTGACCTTCCCCGGGCTGGTCCGTTCGGAGTGGATCAAGTTCTGGAGCGTCCGTTCCGTCGTCATGACGATGGCGGCGTCGTTCCTCGCCACGATCGGCATCGGCGTCGCGTTCTCGTTCGCGGCCCGCTCGATCATGAGCTCGGCCGACCCGACGCAGGGCCCTCCGGGCCTCGACGCCCTGGCCGCCAGCACGACGGGTGCGCAGATCGCCACCCTCGTCGTCGCGTCGGTCGGGGTCATCGTGATCGCGGGGGAGTTCTCGACCGGGATGATCCGCACGTCCTTCGTCACGGCTCCCGGCCGGCTCGGGGTCTTCTTCGCCAAGGCCTTGGTGCTCGCGGTCACCGTCGCGGTGGTCTTGGGCGTCGCGGTGTTCGTGGCGTTCTTCCTGGGTCAGGCGATCCTGAACACCCGGGACTTCGGGATCTCCATCGGCGACGCGGGAGTGCTTCGGGCGCTGCTCGGAACCGTCGCCCTCCTGGTCGGTGTCGCCCTGGCCGGCCTCGGGCTGGGCGCGCTGATGCGGAACTCCGCCGGCGCGATCTGCACGGTGGTGGCTGCGATCTTCGTCGTCCCGCCGTTGCTCCAGCTCGTCCCGGACAGCTGGGGTGGCGACACCATCAACGAGTACTTCTTCACCAACACGACGAACAACCTCGTCTCCGTCTCCGACGCCCCGGGTTTCCTCCCGCCCGGCGCCGGTCTCGCGGTGTTCGCCCTCTGGGTCGCCGTCCTGCTCGGGGTCGGCGCGCTCTCGGTGAAGACCCGCGACGTCTGATCAGTTCCCGGAGGAGGCCCGGACGACGAGTTCGGGCAGGTAGACGACCTGCCGGTCGTGGTGCACGACCGGCAGGTCCCCGTGGTTCTCCGCGTCCGGGGTCCCGTCCAACAGCATCCGGATCGCCGAGCGGCCCAGGACGTCCTTGGGTTTGCGGACGGAGCTCAGGGGAACCGTTGCCGCGGCGGCGAAGTCGATGTCGTCGTAGCCCACGATCGCGAGGTCGTCGGGCACCTTGAGGCCCCGCTGCACGACCTCCTGCAGGACGCCGATGGCGACGAGGTCGTTGAGGCAGAACACCGCGGTGGGGCGGTCCGGGGGTGACCAGCCGGCCAGCCGGACCCCCTGCCGTCGACCGTTGTCGATGTCCAGGCGGTCCACGACGATCTCGACGAGGGTCTCCGGGGGCAGGCCGGCCGCGGCCACCGCCCGTCGGGCGCCCTCGAAGCGCTGGTCGACCTGGGTGAAACCGCGCGGTCCGCCGACGACCGCGATCCGGCGGTGACCGGACTCGAGCAGGTGCGCGGTCGCGAGCCGGCCGCCCTCGATGTCGTCGACCGACACCGAGCGGGTCGTCCCGTCGGGATCGTCACGGTCGACGAGGACGAGCGGGACGTCGAGCGTGCGGAGTTCGGCGAGGCGCTGCTCGGAGGTGTCGACGGGGGAGAGCGCGATCCCGGCCACCCGCTGCTGGCGGAGCATCTCGAGGTGGCGGCGTTCGCGCTCGACGTCCTGGGCGCTGCTGCAGAGCAGCAGGGTGTGCCCGCCCGCCTCGGCCGTCTCCTCGGCTCCGCGGGCGAGCTCGGAGAAGAAGGGGTTGGCGAGGTCGAGGACGACCAGCGCGATGAACCGGCTGCGGCCGACGCGGAGCTGGCGGGCGGACTCGTTGCGGACGTAGCCGAGGGTGTGGATCGCCTCGAGGACCTTGACCCGGTTCGGCTCCGACACGGACGAGGGCCGGTTGAGCA
This region includes:
- a CDS encoding histone-like nucleoid-structuring protein Lsr2, which gives rise to MAQKVQVLLVDDIDDGDASETLTFSLDGVNYEIDLSDEHASALREAFAPWVGHARRVSGRAAGGRRSSTPRPAAAKPAGSGPDRDTGEVRTWARENGYTVSDRGRISAEILQAYDDAH
- the panC gene encoding pantoate--beta-alanine ligase; this encodes MSLTVTRTRAELAAARSALDGPVAVVMTMGALHAGHAELIAEARRRAPSVLVTIFLNPLQFGAGEDLARYPRTLDDDLRLAEAAGADVVFAPGPDVVYPDGDPGVRVAAGPLGTVLEGASRPGHFDGVLTVVAKMFHLTRADLAFFGQKDAQQLLLVRRMVRDLDLGVDVVAVPTVREGDGLAMSSRNRYLTPFDREVALVLQKALTAGAAAASEGPSAVRRAARDVLVAEPAARVDYLALVDPLDLADVREHYRGDALLAVAARVGSTRLIDNVPLVVGRPDN
- a CDS encoding LacI family DNA-binding transcriptional regulator, producing the protein MSGVSIKDVAARAGVSIGTVSNVLNRPSSVSEPNRVKVLEAIHTLGYVRNESARQLRVGRSRFIALVVLDLANPFFSELARGAEETAEAGGHTLLLCSSAQDVERERRHLEMLRQQRVAGIALSPVDTSEQRLAELRTLDVPLVLVDRDDPDGTTRSVSVDDIEGGRLATAHLLESGHRRIAVVGGPRGFTQVDQRFEGARRAVAAAGLPPETLVEIVVDRLDIDNGRRQGVRLAGWSPPDRPTAVFCLNDLVAIGVLQEVVQRGLKVPDDLAIVGYDDIDFAAAATVPLSSVRKPKDVLGRSAIRMLLDGTPDAENHGDLPVVHHDRQVVYLPELVVRASSGN
- the lysS gene encoding lysine--tRNA ligase, which translates into the protein MSDTQAPDQTDAAQGPDEDFDDAPEQVRVRREKRDRILAAGGEAYPVSVPRTGSLAQLREQYAHLEAGEETTDQVGITGRVVFLRGTGKLVFATLQEGDGTRLQAMVSRDGVGEDALATWKSDVDLGDIVFVRGNVISSKRGELSVLADSWLMASKSLRPLPVLHKELSEETRVRQRYVDLIVREAARTNVRARSNVVRAVRRTLEDRGFLEVETPMLQTLHGGASARPFVTHSNAFDTDLYLRIAPELFLKRCVVGGIERVFEINRNFRNEGADSTHSPEFAMLETYQAWGDYDSIGRLTQDLIQNAATEAFGTQQVTLADGSAYDLGGEWAAISMYPSLSESLGEEITPETSREHLLAVAERLGISVDALRWTHGKLVEELWEHRIADSLHSPTFVRDFPVETSPLVRAHRELPGVVEKWDLYVRGFELATGYSELVDPVVQRERFVEQARLADLGDDEAMRIDEDFLQAQEHGMPPTGGMGMGIDRLLMAFTGLGIRETITFPLVKPR
- a CDS encoding ABC transporter ATP-binding protein, translated to MIEAVGLRKVYGKKVAVHDLSFTVRPGIVTGFLGPNGSGKSTTMRMIVGLDRPTAGQVLVDGKPFSAHSAPLSSVGALLDAKAVHTGRSAYRHLQAMAATAGIGTSRVDEVIDLVGLREVARKRAGGFSLGMGQRLGIASALLGDPSTVMFDEPVNGLDPDGILWIRNLMKELARQGRAVFVSSHLMSEMALTAEHLVVIGKGRLIANETVRDFIARVQPRGVTVRSPQAEQLRDLVTSGGGTLTALEDGSWDVRGMSAQAVGDAAAARGVALHELTTVKASLEEAFMELTAGALEYQAHGPAGPGDTTPVPEPAQSRQEVSR